From Klebsiella electrica, the proteins below share one genomic window:
- the ntrB gene encoding nitrate ABC transporter permease, with protein sequence MKHAHNTQPVIATEKTPGEVIILPPVQVRRPTPPVRRWLRETVQRLLPPLLGLGLLLLCWQLAAINGKGFPTPLSTFDSALTLFADPFYQDGPNDMGIGWNVLASLQRVAVGFGLAALVGIPLGFLIGRSLFFARMFNPLIALLRPVSPLAWLPIGLLLFQKAEPASSWTIFICSIWPMVINTAEGVRRIPQDYLNVARVLQLSEWTVMRRILFPAVLPAVLTGVRLSIGIAWLVIVAAEMLTGGLGIGFWIWNEWNNLNVENIIIAIVIIGVVGLLLEQGLMLIARRFSWQEK encoded by the coding sequence ATGAAACACGCGCACAATACGCAACCTGTTATTGCCACAGAAAAAACGCCGGGCGAAGTGATTATTCTGCCGCCGGTGCAGGTCCGGCGACCGACGCCGCCCGTCAGACGCTGGCTACGTGAAACCGTACAGCGACTCCTGCCGCCCCTGCTCGGACTGGGGCTGCTTTTACTCTGCTGGCAGCTGGCGGCGATCAACGGCAAGGGCTTTCCGACGCCGCTGAGTACGTTCGACTCCGCGCTGACCCTGTTTGCCGATCCTTTTTATCAGGACGGGCCAAACGACATGGGCATCGGCTGGAACGTGCTGGCGTCACTGCAACGGGTGGCGGTGGGCTTCGGTCTGGCGGCGCTGGTGGGTATCCCGCTGGGCTTTTTGATCGGCCGCTCGCTGTTCTTCGCCCGCATGTTTAATCCGCTGATCGCGCTGCTGCGCCCGGTCAGTCCGCTGGCGTGGCTACCGATTGGTCTGCTGCTGTTCCAGAAGGCGGAACCGGCTTCGAGCTGGACCATTTTTATCTGCTCTATCTGGCCGATGGTGATTAACACCGCCGAAGGCGTGCGCCGCATTCCGCAGGATTATCTCAACGTGGCCCGCGTGTTACAGCTTTCGGAGTGGACGGTGATGCGGCGCATTCTCTTCCCGGCGGTGCTGCCCGCGGTGCTGACCGGCGTGCGTCTCTCTATCGGCATTGCCTGGCTGGTGATCGTCGCCGCTGAGATGCTGACCGGCGGCCTGGGGATCGGTTTTTGGATCTGGAACGAGTGGAACAACCTCAACGTGGAAAACATCATTATCGCCATCGTCATTATCGGCGTCGTCGGCCTGCTGCTTGAGCAGGGGCTGATGCTGATCGCTCGTCGCTTCAGCTGGCAAGAAAAATAG
- a CDS encoding ABC transporter ATP-binding protein yields MKPLIQVQAVSQRFNTASGEFLALQNVSFDIYEGETVSLIGHSGCGKSTLLNLIAGITLPTEGGLLCDNREIAGPGPERAVVFQNHSLLPWLTCFDNVALAVDQVFRRTMSKAERKEWIEHNLERVQMGHALHKRPGEISGGMKQRVGIARALAMKPKVLLLDEPFGALDALTRAHLQDAVMQIQQALNTTIVMITHDVDEAVLLSDRVMMMTNGPAATVGEILAIDLPRPRNRVQLADDSRYHHLRQQILHFLYEKQPKAA; encoded by the coding sequence ATGAAACCATTAATTCAGGTGCAGGCCGTCAGCCAGCGCTTTAATACCGCCAGCGGCGAATTTCTGGCCCTGCAAAACGTCTCTTTCGACATTTACGAAGGGGAGACCGTCAGTCTGATTGGCCACTCCGGCTGCGGGAAATCAACGCTGCTGAACCTGATTGCCGGCATTACCTTACCCACGGAAGGCGGGCTGCTGTGCGATAACCGCGAAATCGCCGGGCCGGGCCCCGAGCGCGCGGTGGTCTTTCAGAACCACTCCCTGCTGCCGTGGCTGACCTGCTTTGACAACGTGGCGCTGGCGGTCGACCAGGTTTTTCGCCGCACCATGAGCAAAGCCGAGCGCAAGGAGTGGATCGAACACAACCTTGAGCGGGTGCAAATGGGCCACGCGCTGCACAAGCGTCCGGGGGAGATCTCCGGCGGGATGAAGCAGCGGGTGGGGATTGCCAGGGCGCTGGCGATGAAGCCGAAAGTGCTGCTGCTGGATGAACCGTTTGGCGCGCTCGATGCCTTGACCCGCGCCCACTTGCAGGATGCGGTGATGCAGATTCAGCAGGCGCTGAATACCACCATCGTGATGATTACCCATGATGTTGATGAGGCGGTACTGCTTTCTGACCGCGTGATGATGATGACCAACGGCCCGGCGGCGACGGTGGGGGAGATTCTCGCCATCGATCTGCCCCGGCCGCGCAATCGCGTTCAGCTGGCGGATGACAGCCGTTATCACCACCTGCGTCAGCAGATTCTCCATTTCCTCTACGAAAAACAGCCGAAGGCGGCGTAA
- the nirB gene encoding nitrite reductase large subunit NirB, translating to MKRRLVIIGNGMAATRLAETLVARGGDKFQIVIIGDEPWQAYNRIQLSPVLGGEKTLAQTRLLPEEWYHQHGVTVRRDESVLAVEMSTRTLRTTRGELSWDELIFATGSQAFIPPLPGVALPHVFAFRTFADVAAILATGGPAVVIGGGVLGVEAAAALRRHGDNVTLLHRGDRLMEQQTDAFAGQQLQQQLEARGIQCVTDCAIAAIREHEVVLEDGRTFAASRVVLATGVRPNIELAQRSGVDCRRGIVVDRQMATARPGISAIGECCEIDGQTWGLVAPCLRQAEVLAARLCGAPGADFHWQDSGTRLKVTGIELFSAGELQATEQDELWTSWDPLARHYRRLLVRNDKLCGVLLLGDCANAAPLTALLGERASADWLFDPSSTQPRAAGQITMTKPVLVLVGHGMVGHHFLEQCVSRNLHQQFRIVVFGEERYAAYDRVHLSEYFAGRSAESLSLVEGDFFARHGIELRLSETIAAIDREARVVRDASGHETHWDKLVLATGSYPFVPPVPGHDQEGCFVYRTLDDLDRIAACAGRAKRGVVIGGGLLGLEAANALRQLGLETHVVEFAPHLMAVQLDSPGAAMLREKINDLGVGVHTSKSTQAIVRDADGLVLNFADGESLATDMVVFSAGIRPQDTLARGSGLTVGERGGIVIDDQCRTSDPQVLAIGECALWQNKIYGLVAPGYQMARTAAAMLAGEEASFSGADMSTKLKLLGIDVASFGDAQGRTPGSQSYQWTDGPGQIYKKIVVCQQSKTLLGGVLVGDASDYATLLQMMLNAMALPARPESLILPALEGSAPKALGVAALPDSAQICSCHNVSKGDICAAVNHGAGDMAAIKSCTKAATGCGGCSALVKQVMEYQLSAQGVEVKKDICEHFPWSRQEIYHLVRVNHIRTFDQLISRYGQGHGCEICKPLVASVLASCWNEYLLKPAHLPLQDTNDRYFANIQKDGTYSVVPRMAAGEVTPDGLIAIGQIAKRYQLYSKITGGQRIDLFGARLEALPAIWRELAEAGFETGHAYGKSLRTVKSCVGSTWCRYGVQDSTALAVTLEHRYKGLRAPHKIKMAVSGCTRECAEAQGKDIGVIATEKGWNLYVCGNGGMKPRHGDLFASDIDDATLIRTVDRLLMFYIRTADRLQRTSTWMDNLEGGIDYLREVILEDSLGIGEELEQEMARVVESYQCEWQTTLNDPQRLALFRSYVNSDQPDDAVQRQMLRGQPQPVVAPVHREGEASARPWQAICNLEAIPAQAGIGARLGERQIALFRFGEQVYALDNLEPGSDANVLSRGILGDAGGEPIVISPLYKHRIRLRDGRPSDGGEPMVRAWPVKVENGTVWVGNQLLLARAEAS from the coding sequence ATGAAGCGGCGACTGGTGATTATCGGCAATGGTATGGCGGCCACCCGGCTGGCGGAGACGCTGGTGGCGCGGGGGGGCGATAAATTTCAGATAGTGATTATCGGTGATGAACCCTGGCAGGCCTATAACCGTATCCAGCTGTCACCGGTACTGGGCGGGGAAAAAACGCTGGCGCAAACGCGACTGCTGCCTGAGGAGTGGTATCACCAGCACGGCGTGACGGTCCGCCGCGACGAATCGGTGCTGGCGGTGGAGATGTCGACGCGAACGTTGCGCACCACGCGAGGCGAGCTGTCGTGGGATGAGCTGATCTTTGCCACCGGTTCACAGGCGTTCATCCCGCCGTTGCCCGGCGTGGCGCTGCCGCACGTCTTTGCGTTTCGCACCTTTGCCGATGTGGCCGCCATTCTGGCAACCGGCGGCCCGGCGGTGGTGATTGGCGGCGGGGTGCTCGGCGTCGAGGCTGCCGCCGCGTTACGACGTCATGGTGACAATGTCACTTTACTGCATCGCGGCGACCGGTTGATGGAACAGCAAACCGATGCCTTTGCCGGTCAGCAGCTACAGCAACAGCTGGAGGCGCGAGGCATTCAGTGCGTCACGGACTGCGCGATCGCCGCGATTCGCGAGCACGAGGTTGTGCTGGAGGATGGCCGGACTTTTGCCGCCAGCCGCGTGGTGCTGGCGACCGGCGTGCGCCCCAACATTGAGCTGGCGCAGCGCAGCGGCGTCGATTGCCGACGCGGCATTGTGGTGGACCGCCAGATGGCGACCGCGCGGCCGGGAATTAGCGCCATCGGCGAATGTTGTGAAATTGATGGTCAGACCTGGGGGCTGGTCGCGCCCTGTCTGCGTCAGGCCGAGGTGCTGGCCGCGCGTTTATGTGGGGCGCCAGGCGCAGATTTTCACTGGCAGGACAGCGGCACTCGCCTGAAGGTCACGGGTATCGAGCTGTTCAGCGCCGGGGAATTACAGGCGACTGAGCAGGATGAGCTGTGGACCAGCTGGGACCCGCTGGCCCGCCACTACCGCCGTTTGCTGGTCCGTAACGACAAGCTGTGCGGCGTGTTATTGCTTGGCGACTGCGCAAATGCAGCGCCGTTAACGGCTCTGCTGGGCGAACGCGCATCAGCAGACTGGCTTTTTGATCCTTCTTCAACGCAGCCGCGCGCTGCAGGACAAATCACGATGACAAAACCTGTTTTGGTGCTGGTCGGACACGGCATGGTCGGCCACCATTTTCTTGAGCAATGCGTCAGCCGTAACCTGCATCAACAGTTTCGGATCGTGGTGTTTGGCGAAGAGCGTTACGCCGCCTACGACCGGGTGCATTTATCAGAATATTTTGCCGGGCGTAGCGCGGAATCGCTGTCGCTGGTGGAGGGCGATTTCTTCGCCCGGCACGGAATCGAACTGCGGCTGTCTGAGACGATTGCCGCCATTGACCGTGAGGCGCGGGTGGTACGCGATGCCAGCGGCCATGAAACCCACTGGGATAAACTGGTGCTGGCGACCGGCTCATATCCCTTCGTGCCGCCGGTGCCGGGCCACGATCAGGAGGGGTGTTTTGTGTATCGTACCCTCGACGACCTCGACCGTATTGCCGCCTGCGCCGGCCGCGCAAAACGCGGGGTGGTGATTGGCGGCGGCCTGCTGGGGCTGGAGGCCGCCAACGCGCTCAGGCAACTGGGGCTGGAAACCCACGTGGTGGAGTTCGCGCCGCATCTGATGGCGGTCCAGCTGGATAGCCCGGGCGCCGCGATGCTGCGGGAGAAAATCAATGATCTTGGCGTCGGGGTGCACACCAGCAAATCGACGCAGGCTATCGTACGCGATGCTGACGGCCTGGTGCTGAACTTCGCCGATGGCGAATCGCTGGCCACCGATATGGTGGTTTTTTCCGCCGGGATTCGCCCGCAGGATACGCTGGCGCGTGGCAGCGGACTGACGGTGGGCGAACGCGGTGGGATCGTTATCGATGATCAGTGTCGCACCTCCGATCCGCAGGTGCTGGCGATTGGTGAATGCGCCCTGTGGCAGAACAAAATCTATGGCCTGGTGGCACCGGGCTATCAGATGGCGAGAACGGCGGCGGCAATGCTGGCCGGAGAAGAAGCGAGTTTTAGCGGTGCCGATATGAGCACCAAACTGAAACTGCTGGGCATCGATGTGGCCTCTTTCGGCGATGCCCAGGGACGCACGCCCGGTAGCCAGAGCTACCAGTGGACGGACGGCCCGGGGCAAATCTATAAGAAAATTGTCGTCTGCCAGCAGAGTAAAACGCTGCTGGGCGGCGTACTGGTGGGCGATGCCAGCGATTACGCCACGCTGCTACAAATGATGTTGAACGCGATGGCGCTGCCCGCGCGCCCGGAAAGCCTGATTCTGCCCGCGCTGGAGGGGAGTGCGCCAAAAGCGCTGGGCGTAGCGGCGCTGCCGGACAGCGCGCAGATCTGCTCGTGCCACAACGTCAGTAAAGGGGACATCTGCGCGGCGGTTAATCATGGCGCCGGTGATATGGCGGCGATAAAAAGCTGCACCAAAGCCGCCACCGGTTGCGGTGGATGCAGCGCGCTGGTCAAGCAGGTGATGGAATATCAGCTCTCGGCGCAGGGCGTGGAAGTGAAAAAAGATATCTGCGAACACTTTCCGTGGTCGCGTCAGGAGATCTATCACCTCGTGCGCGTGAACCATATCCGCACCTTTGATCAGCTGATTAGTCGTTACGGTCAGGGACACGGCTGCGAAATCTGTAAGCCGCTGGTGGCTTCAGTTCTGGCCTCCTGCTGGAATGAATACCTGCTGAAACCGGCGCATTTGCCGCTACAAGATACCAATGACCGCTACTTCGCCAATATTCAGAAAGATGGCACCTATTCAGTGGTCCCGCGTATGGCGGCAGGCGAAGTGACCCCGGACGGGCTGATTGCCATCGGCCAGATTGCCAAACGCTACCAGCTGTACAGCAAAATTACCGGCGGCCAGCGGATCGATCTGTTTGGCGCCCGGCTCGAAGCTCTGCCGGCCATCTGGCGCGAGCTGGCGGAGGCCGGTTTTGAAACCGGTCACGCCTACGGCAAGTCGCTGCGCACGGTGAAATCCTGCGTCGGCTCGACCTGGTGTCGCTACGGCGTGCAGGACTCGACGGCGCTGGCGGTGACGCTTGAACATCGTTACAAGGGGCTGCGTGCGCCGCACAAGATTAAAATGGCGGTCTCCGGCTGTACCCGCGAATGCGCCGAGGCGCAGGGGAAAGATATCGGGGTGATTGCCACGGAAAAAGGCTGGAATCTCTACGTCTGCGGCAACGGCGGGATGAAGCCGCGCCATGGCGATCTGTTTGCCAGCGACATCGACGACGCGACGCTGATCCGCACGGTTGATCGGCTGCTGATGTTCTATATCCGCACTGCCGACCGACTACAGCGAACCAGTACGTGGATGGATAACCTCGAAGGCGGAATCGACTACCTGCGCGAGGTGATCCTCGAAGACAGCCTCGGGATCGGCGAAGAGCTGGAGCAGGAGATGGCGCGGGTGGTGGAAAGCTACCAGTGCGAATGGCAGACCACGCTGAACGATCCGCAGCGGCTGGCGCTGTTCCGGTCTTATGTTAACAGCGACCAGCCGGATGACGCCGTGCAGCGGCAAATGTTACGCGGCCAGCCGCAGCCGGTCGTCGCGCCGGTGCACCGCGAAGGCGAGGCGTCGGCTCGTCCGTGGCAGGCCATTTGCAATCTGGAGGCGATTCCCGCGCAGGCCGGGATCGGCGCGCGGTTGGGCGAGCGTCAGATTGCGCTGTTCCGTTTTGGCGAACAGGTTTATGCCCTCGACAACCTGGAGCCCGGTAGCGACGCCAACGTGCTGTCGCGCGGCATACTGGGCGATGCTGGCGGGGAGCCGATTGTCATTTCGCCGCTGTATAAACACCGTATCCGGCTGCGCGACGGGCGCCCCAGCGATGGCGGTGAACCGATGGTCCGCGCCTGGCCGGTGAAGGTCGAAAACGGCACGGTGTGGGTAGGCAATCAGCTTCTGCTGGCGCGCGCGGAGGCCTCCTGA
- a CDS encoding nitrate reductase, translating into MDEIRTTCPYCGVGCGVLARRAENGLVSVRGDEQHPANLGRLCVKGAALGETTGLERRLLRPELEGEPVSWSQALTAAGSRLRQIIEQHGPQAVAFYASGQLLTEDYYAANKLMKGFIGAANIDTNSRLCMSSAVTGYKRAFGADVVPCSYEDVENSDLVVLVGSNAAWAHPVLYQRLVQAKRDNPQMKVVVIDPRRTATCDIADSHLAVAPGSDGGLFVGLLRAIAGAGALTGDFHDQTQALAAAAAWDTARVAEFCGLEVEQVAGFYRDFIAAPRAITLYTMGINQSASGSDKCNAIINVHLACGKYGRSGCGPFSLTGQPNAMGGREVGGLATMLAAHMHFEPQDLHRLSRFWGSERLAQTPGLTAVELFAAIGRGEVKAVWIMGTNPVVSLPDSLAVSQALAGCPLVIVSEVSARTDTAAFAHIRFPALAWGEKNGTVTNSERRISRQRSFLPPPGEAKADWWIIARVAEQLGFGAAFAWRHPHEIFSEHAALSGFENDGQRAFDIGGLAELSREEWDNLAPVRWPVSRSGAALDLQRGWHGDGKLRMVPVTPQATRAVTDAFYPLILNSGRIRDQWHTMTRTGSVPRLMQHIAEPVVEVAPADARRLQLREGELARIWSRNGVMVAKTVVSRGQRPGSLFVPMHWNNQFARRGRVNDLLSAVTDPWSGQPESKQAAVAIAPWRPAWHGELFCRQPVPLPAAVHWRRRAARAVNHLSLAGEHPSQEWLTEWCHQQEWQMQTARAGTTWSLLAWREGQLMLGWWCDIGEPVIDAGWIADAFLSPPETPTHRHALLSGKKSGETAPTGRIVCSCLSVGERAIGEAIANGCRTVGELGKVLKCGTNCGSCIPELKALLAEAQIRA; encoded by the coding sequence ATGGATGAAATCCGCACCACCTGTCCCTATTGCGGCGTGGGCTGCGGCGTGCTAGCGCGAAGGGCAGAAAATGGCCTGGTCAGCGTGCGCGGCGATGAGCAGCATCCGGCAAACCTGGGACGTCTGTGCGTCAAAGGCGCGGCGCTCGGAGAAACCACCGGCCTGGAGAGGCGCTTGCTGCGACCGGAGCTGGAGGGGGAGCCGGTCAGTTGGTCACAGGCGCTGACGGCCGCCGGTAGCCGACTGCGGCAAATCATTGAGCAACACGGGCCGCAGGCGGTGGCATTTTATGCCTCCGGGCAGCTGCTTACCGAGGACTACTACGCGGCGAATAAGCTGATGAAGGGGTTTATCGGCGCCGCCAATATCGATACCAACTCCCGTCTCTGTATGTCCTCGGCGGTGACCGGCTATAAGCGCGCCTTTGGCGCCGACGTGGTGCCGTGCAGCTACGAGGATGTGGAAAACAGCGATCTGGTGGTGCTGGTGGGGTCGAACGCGGCCTGGGCGCATCCGGTGCTGTATCAGCGGCTGGTGCAGGCGAAACGGGATAATCCGCAGATGAAAGTGGTGGTGATTGATCCGCGCCGAACCGCCACCTGCGATATCGCCGATAGCCACCTGGCGGTTGCGCCCGGCAGCGATGGCGGGCTGTTTGTCGGTTTACTGAGGGCGATTGCCGGGGCTGGCGCGCTGACCGGCGATTTTCACGACCAGACGCAGGCGCTGGCCGCCGCCGCAGCCTGGGACACGGCGCGGGTGGCCGAATTCTGCGGGCTGGAGGTCGAGCAGGTCGCCGGGTTCTATCGCGACTTCATCGCCGCACCGCGGGCGATAACGCTCTACACCATGGGGATCAATCAGTCGGCCAGCGGCAGCGACAAGTGTAATGCCATTATTAACGTCCACCTGGCCTGCGGGAAATACGGGCGTTCGGGCTGCGGGCCGTTTTCGCTGACCGGACAGCCAAATGCGATGGGCGGCCGCGAGGTGGGCGGCCTGGCAACGATGCTGGCCGCTCATATGCATTTTGAGCCGCAGGATCTGCACCGGCTGTCGCGCTTTTGGGGCAGCGAACGGCTGGCGCAGACGCCGGGATTGACGGCGGTGGAGCTGTTTGCCGCCATTGGCCGCGGCGAGGTGAAAGCGGTGTGGATTATGGGCACTAACCCGGTAGTGTCGTTACCGGACAGTCTGGCCGTCAGCCAGGCGCTGGCCGGATGCCCGCTGGTGATCGTCTCCGAGGTGAGCGCCAGAACGGATACGGCAGCGTTTGCCCATATTCGTTTCCCGGCGCTGGCGTGGGGAGAAAAAAATGGCACCGTTACCAACTCGGAGCGGCGTATTTCCCGCCAGCGCAGCTTTCTGCCGCCGCCGGGAGAAGCCAAAGCCGACTGGTGGATAATCGCTCGCGTGGCTGAACAGCTCGGCTTTGGCGCGGCCTTTGCCTGGCGCCATCCGCATGAGATCTTCAGCGAGCATGCCGCGCTTTCGGGGTTTGAAAATGACGGCCAGCGGGCGTTCGATATCGGCGGGCTGGCGGAGCTCAGCCGTGAGGAGTGGGACAACCTGGCGCCGGTTCGCTGGCCGGTCAGCCGCAGCGGCGCCGCTCTCGATTTACAGCGCGGCTGGCACGGCGATGGTAAATTGCGCATGGTGCCGGTGACCCCCCAGGCCACGCGCGCCGTGACCGACGCCTTTTATCCGCTGATCCTCAATAGCGGCCGTATTCGCGATCAGTGGCACACCATGACCCGTACCGGTAGCGTGCCGCGTCTGATGCAGCATATTGCCGAACCGGTCGTTGAGGTCGCGCCAGCGGATGCCCGACGTTTGCAACTGCGCGAGGGAGAACTGGCGCGAATCTGGTCGCGCAACGGCGTGATGGTGGCTAAAACGGTGGTCAGCCGCGGGCAGCGCCCAGGCTCACTGTTTGTGCCGATGCACTGGAATAATCAGTTTGCCCGCCGGGGAAGGGTCAACGATCTGCTGTCGGCGGTGACGGATCCCTGGTCCGGACAGCCGGAGAGCAAACAGGCGGCGGTGGCGATTGCCCCCTGGCGTCCCGCCTGGCACGGGGAACTGTTTTGTCGCCAGCCGGTTCCGCTGCCGGCTGCCGTCCACTGGCGTCGGCGGGCGGCGCGGGCGGTAAACCATCTCTCTTTAGCCGGAGAACACCCTTCGCAGGAATGGCTAACCGAATGGTGTCATCAGCAGGAGTGGCAGATGCAAACGGCGCGCGCCGGGACGACATGGAGCCTGCTGGCCTGGCGTGAGGGTCAGCTGATGTTGGGCTGGTGGTGCGATATCGGCGAGCCGGTAATCGATGCCGGGTGGATAGCCGACGCGTTTCTCTCGCCCCCGGAAACGCCCACGCATCGTCACGCGCTGCTCAGCGGGAAAAAAAGCGGCGAGACGGCGCCCACGGGACGGATCGTATGCAGTTGCCTGAGCGTTGGCGAACGCGCGATCGGTGAGGCTATCGCGAACGGTTGCCGCACGGTTGGTGAACTGGGCAAGGTGCTGAAATGCGGTACCAACTGCGGCTCTTGTATTCCCGAACTCAAAGCGCTGCTGGCAGAGGCGCAGATACGGGCCTGA